In Gimesia benthica, a single window of DNA contains:
- a CDS encoding limonene hydroxylase, translating into MALIDAVITRLLNEPQLKHDRLYELAHSFATETTDRETVKFGIALLGLYQVEENSELFHILGRHDEFTLFCAVALTNVADDSEQALWELAQNVFGWGRIHIVERLAETENEEIRDWLLREGFRNSVLTEYLAYICANTGGLLPALHNSTQDRELLTAAGELIEALINGGPAEDMDDYDDGAAAVELYLQQIEEAPVTLDDFLHIRAIQLYLSNQEADWDVRSERGWSRECRQRLEAACKRILERPEWETRVRQGLKSEDEYEFFQANQAARVLKLPTWDYHWDRLQEQPDDAGRWFHLLLVCEEPQLTQVLDFAEQQLDLDRIASGPGDAPGVGDDFKQHGCLDYILQELRRFPGQGKTLIEAGLKSPVIRNRKMAVAALATWGDTSQRCALLKQAVEIEPDGHLQLQMQKLIDGQPLEE; encoded by the coding sequence GTGGCGTTGATAGATGCGGTCATTACGCGCCTGCTGAATGAACCGCAGCTTAAACATGATCGACTGTACGAACTGGCACATTCTTTTGCTACCGAGACTACGGACCGGGAAACGGTCAAATTCGGAATCGCGCTGCTGGGGCTCTACCAGGTCGAGGAAAATTCGGAGCTGTTTCATATCCTGGGACGGCACGATGAATTCACGCTGTTTTGTGCTGTGGCGTTGACAAACGTTGCGGACGACAGTGAGCAGGCATTGTGGGAGCTGGCGCAGAACGTGTTTGGCTGGGGACGAATCCACATCGTCGAGCGGCTGGCAGAAACTGAGAACGAAGAAATCAGGGACTGGCTGCTTCGTGAGGGATTCCGTAATTCCGTGCTGACAGAGTACCTGGCTTATATCTGTGCTAATACCGGCGGTCTGCTGCCCGCGTTACATAATTCAACTCAGGATCGAGAATTGTTGACCGCAGCCGGCGAATTGATTGAAGCGTTGATCAACGGCGGTCCCGCTGAAGATATGGACGACTACGATGATGGTGCAGCGGCGGTCGAACTATATCTCCAGCAGATTGAGGAAGCGCCTGTAACCCTGGATGATTTTCTGCACATCCGCGCAATTCAACTCTATCTCTCCAATCAGGAAGCCGACTGGGATGTGCGCAGTGAACGGGGCTGGTCCCGTGAATGTCGACAGAGATTAGAGGCGGCGTGTAAACGGATCCTGGAGCGTCCCGAATGGGAGACCCGGGTCAGACAGGGACTGAAGAGCGAAGATGAGTATGAGTTTTTCCAGGCAAATCAGGCGGCGCGGGTTTTAAAGCTGCCAACCTGGGATTATCACTGGGACCGACTGCAGGAGCAGCCGGACGACGCTGGACGCTGGTTTCATCTGCTGCTGGTCTGTGAAGAACCTCAGCTGACACAGGTTCTGGACTTCGCGGAACAGCAGCTGGATCTCGACCGAATCGCCAGTGGACCCGGTGATGCGCCGGGAGTGGGCGATGACTTTAAACAGCATGGCTGCCTCGATTATATTTTACAGGAACTCCGTCGTTTCCCGGGACAGGGAAAAACGTTGATTGAAGCCGGACTGAAGAGCCCCGTGATCCGCAATCGCAAGATGGCGGTCGCCGCTCTGGCCACCTGGGGAGACACGTCACAACGATGCGCGCTCCTCAAACAGGCGGTAGAAATCGAACCGGATGGACATCTGCAGCTGCAGATGCAGAAGCTGATTGATGGCCAGCCACTGGAAGAGTAA
- a CDS encoding serpin family protein → MDQKRQIGAEQRYCELRTIVDDGNRFACALFAELSQVNSGNLFFSPASISTALAMTLAGARGETAEEMKRALRLTQEGQQLHESFHHLLTETRTGGVELNVANQLWGQADYQFLAPFLDTVREYYGGGLQSVDFQGNPGDAAAQINQWVSQETRGKITELVSPMSFNELTRLILVNAIYFKGGWEDEFDPELTRDEPFHISAEQQTPVPMMHQTNTFGYYENELVQVLELPYRQQNSIIQPVEAEDGSFHMVAHEIPGGGSDFSMCIILPRQQGALQTVESELNSETLNQWLSTNYREVIVSLPRFQLELEYELNAPLQALGMQQAFKLNVADFSGISDDPEGLFIGSVLHKTFVDVNETGIEAAAVTAIMMAGAGAMEPEPPKVFRADHPFLFLIRDRQTRLIYFMGRYQQPD, encoded by the coding sequence ATGGATCAGAAACGTCAAATCGGTGCCGAACAGCGCTATTGTGAACTGCGCACCATCGTCGATGATGGAAACCGTTTTGCCTGTGCCCTGTTCGCTGAACTGTCACAGGTCAATTCCGGAAACCTGTTCTTTTCGCCGGCCAGTATTTCCACTGCGCTCGCGATGACACTCGCAGGCGCCCGCGGGGAAACCGCGGAGGAGATGAAACGGGCGCTGCGACTGACTCAAGAAGGACAGCAGCTGCATGAATCGTTTCACCATTTGTTGACTGAGACCCGTACGGGAGGCGTGGAGCTGAACGTTGCCAACCAGCTCTGGGGGCAGGCGGATTATCAATTTCTCGCTCCGTTTCTGGATACGGTTCGCGAGTATTACGGCGGCGGTTTGCAGAGCGTCGATTTTCAGGGGAATCCTGGAGATGCGGCAGCTCAGATCAATCAGTGGGTCAGCCAGGAGACGCGCGGCAAGATTACAGAGCTGGTATCTCCCATGAGTTTTAATGAACTGACGCGGTTGATCCTGGTGAATGCGATCTACTTCAAGGGGGGCTGGGAGGATGAGTTCGATCCGGAACTGACACGGGATGAACCATTTCACATCTCGGCGGAGCAGCAGACGCCAGTTCCGATGATGCATCAGACAAATACCTTTGGCTATTACGAAAATGAACTGGTTCAGGTACTGGAATTGCCTTATCGTCAGCAGAATTCCATCATTCAGCCAGTCGAAGCCGAAGATGGCAGTTTTCATATGGTAGCACATGAAATCCCGGGAGGGGGGAGCGACTTCAGCATGTGCATCATTCTGCCTCGCCAGCAGGGGGCATTGCAAACAGTGGAATCGGAGTTGAATTCGGAGACGCTCAATCAGTGGCTGAGTACGAATTACCGTGAGGTCATTGTCAGTCTGCCCCGCTTTCAACTGGAGCTGGAATATGAGCTGAATGCGCCTCTGCAAGCTTTAGGGATGCAGCAGGCTTTTAAATTGAATGTAGCAGACTTTTCCGGAATCTCAGATGATCCGGAAGGTCTGTTTATCGGTTCGGTGCTGCATAAGACTTTTGTTGATGTCAATGAAACAGGGATAGAGGCAGCAGCTGTGACTGCGATTATGATGGCCGGAGCTGGTGCGATGGAGCCCGAACCTCCCAAAGTATTTCGAGCCGATCATCCGTTTCTGTTTTTGATCCGGGATCGTCAGACTCGGCTGATCTATTTCATGGGGCGGTATCAGCAACCTGATTAG
- a CDS encoding dual specificity protein phosphatase family protein, with the protein MREVLPRLLWIGNARDARDFNQVLDLGITAVIDLAREEPPISYPREIVYCRLPLIDGDENQTVVLQTALTTAARFISTDLPTLVACSAGMSRSPAIVAGALSLVHDCPFSEALQQVAAAGPCDIAPGLWNEIQRLLEKTEPGS; encoded by the coding sequence ATGCGAGAAGTCCTGCCTCGACTGCTCTGGATCGGTAATGCCCGGGATGCACGCGACTTTAATCAGGTCCTCGATCTCGGCATTACCGCAGTCATAGATCTGGCACGGGAAGAGCCGCCCATCAGCTATCCCCGTGAAATCGTCTACTGTCGTCTTCCCCTGATCGATGGTGACGAAAACCAGACTGTGGTACTGCAGACCGCTTTGACCACCGCAGCCCGCTTCATTTCGACCGATCTGCCAACACTGGTCGCCTGCAGTGCCGGTATGAGCCGCTCCCCCGCAATCGTGGCCGGGGCACTGTCGCTGGTGCATGACTGTCCGTTTTCCGAAGCACTCCAGCAGGTCGCTGCCGCAGGTCCCTGCGATATCGCTCCGGGACTCTGGAATGAGATTCAACGGTTGCTTGAGAAAACGGAACCGGGCAGCTAA
- a CDS encoding CPXCG motif-containing cysteine-rich protein: MQEEASYICDACGEEIVIPIDVSQGADQEYVEDCPVCCHPNVIHVHVGRDGVADIQAEAE; the protein is encoded by the coding sequence ATGCAGGAAGAAGCCAGTTATATTTGTGATGCGTGCGGTGAAGAAATCGTCATCCCGATTGATGTTTCCCAGGGGGCCGATCAGGAATACGTAGAAGACTGTCCGGTCTGTTGTCATCCCAACGTAATCCATGTGCACGTGGGTCGCGATGGTGTAGCCGACATTCAGGCGGAAGCCGAATAG
- a CDS encoding DUF1653 domain-containing protein, which translates to MTVKTGRYRHYKGNDYLVIGVARHSETEEEMVVYSADYGQFGLWVRPKEMFLEKVEVDGRVVPRFQFIGPE; encoded by the coding sequence ATGACCGTGAAAACCGGCCGTTATCGACATTATAAAGGAAACGACTATCTCGTTATCGGAGTCGCCAGACATAGTGAGACCGAAGAAGAGATGGTCGTTTACAGTGCGGATTACGGCCAGTTCGGTCTCTGGGTGCGTCCCAAGGAAATGTTTCTGGAAAAAGTTGAGGTCGACGGACGCGTCGTTCCCCGCTTTCAGTTTATTGGTCCCGAGTAG
- a CDS encoding class I fructose-bisphosphate aldolase — translation MSLQQLIETAYAMVADDKGLLAMDESTPTCHKRFAKLDIPQTEEFRRDYRELLVTTPGLNEAISGAILYDETIRQQTKDGKSFVQVLQEAGIIPGIKVDKSTTSLAGFPGEKITEGLDGLRERLAEYVELGARFAKWRAVITIGEGTPSTGCLEANAHLLARYASLCQEAGLVPIVEPEVLMDGAHTLQRCFEVTEQTLRLVFAQLAAQRVLLEGMILKPNMIVPGLQCPKQNSVEEVADATVSCFRRVVPVAVPGVAFLSGGQSSELASERLNMMNTKYKTKVPWALSFSFARAIQQPGMEIWGGDSANVAAAQKSMYHRANCNRSARRGEYSAEMESVTA, via the coding sequence ATGAGTCTGCAGCAACTGATCGAAACAGCCTACGCAATGGTCGCAGACGACAAGGGCCTGCTGGCCATGGACGAAAGCACGCCCACCTGCCACAAACGGTTCGCGAAACTTGATATTCCCCAGACCGAAGAATTCCGACGCGATTACCGCGAACTGCTGGTCACCACCCCCGGCCTGAATGAAGCGATCAGCGGCGCGATTCTGTATGATGAAACCATCCGCCAGCAGACTAAAGACGGCAAGTCTTTCGTGCAGGTGCTGCAGGAGGCCGGCATTATCCCCGGTATCAAGGTCGACAAAAGCACGACTTCCCTGGCGGGATTCCCCGGAGAGAAAATCACCGAAGGGCTGGATGGCCTGCGGGAACGACTCGCAGAATACGTAGAGTTAGGCGCCCGGTTCGCCAAGTGGCGGGCCGTGATTACCATTGGTGAAGGCACACCCTCAACCGGTTGTCTGGAAGCCAACGCCCACCTGCTGGCACGCTATGCATCCTTGTGCCAGGAAGCCGGCCTGGTCCCCATCGTGGAACCGGAAGTTTTGATGGATGGGGCGCATACTCTGCAACGCTGTTTTGAAGTGACCGAACAGACACTGCGACTCGTCTTCGCCCAGCTCGCAGCACAACGGGTGCTGCTGGAGGGCATGATCCTCAAACCAAACATGATCGTCCCGGGTCTGCAGTGCCCCAAGCAGAATTCCGTCGAGGAAGTCGCCGATGCGACAGTCAGCTGTTTCCGACGCGTGGTCCCCGTCGCGGTTCCCGGCGTCGCTTTCCTCTCCGGCGGTCAGTCAAGCGAACTCGCTTCCGAGCGTCTGAACATGATGAATACCAAGTACAAAACCAAAGTTCCCTGGGCACTCTCCTTCTCCTTTGCCCGCGCGATTCAGCAGCCCGGCATGGAGATCTGGGGCGGAGATTCCGCGAATGTCGCAGCGGCTCAGAAATCGATGTATCATCGTGCCAACTGTAACCGCAGTGCCCGACGCGGAGAATACAGTGCCGAAATGGAATCGGTGACCGCGTAA
- a CDS encoding DUF2293 domain-containing protein produces MTSNTFSPGPTPDSVKAADGSIHTVPTGWTLLPPGDAGLTRRVKAAGEFWSVQEKKGRRTFSKGIWAPAETITQIQADLAAERATPAYAKKQAAAAARREQEQSTYVDDFLTAVLSYLDFHPTHEQIAHQMAQAITAHATPVGSGTVARTKRIPLEQRAEAAVIAWMRHQTTAYDEMVIPRVKGKRREVRRMLARRSKELLNEYRSPSTPPTDCPLHRALAEWEADGLK; encoded by the coding sequence ATGACCAGCAACACGTTCTCGCCCGGCCCGACACCGGATTCTGTCAAAGCCGCTGATGGTTCAATCCATACGGTTCCCACAGGCTGGACCTTGCTCCCTCCCGGCGACGCCGGTCTGACGCGACGAGTCAAAGCAGCGGGGGAATTCTGGAGCGTACAGGAAAAGAAAGGCCGGCGAACCTTTTCGAAAGGGATCTGGGCGCCCGCAGAAACCATCACTCAGATACAAGCCGACCTGGCAGCAGAGCGTGCCACTCCCGCCTATGCAAAAAAGCAGGCTGCGGCTGCCGCACGCCGGGAACAGGAACAGTCCACCTACGTAGACGATTTTCTCACTGCGGTACTGTCTTACCTGGACTTCCACCCGACGCATGAGCAGATCGCCCATCAGATGGCACAGGCAATCACGGCTCACGCTACCCCCGTCGGCAGCGGAACGGTGGCCCGTACAAAACGGATCCCCCTGGAGCAACGTGCGGAAGCAGCTGTCATCGCCTGGATGCGGCACCAGACAACCGCTTATGACGAAATGGTCATTCCGCGTGTGAAAGGAAAACGACGCGAAGTCCGGCGAATGCTGGCCCGTCGTTCCAAGGAACTGCTGAATGAGTATCGCAGCCCTTCCACTCCTCCGACAGACTGCCCCCTGCACCGCGCCCTTGCAGAGTGGGAAGCCGATGGTTTAAAGTGA